The following coding sequences lie in one Bacteroides helcogenes P 36-108 genomic window:
- a CDS encoding SusC/RagA family TonB-linked outer membrane protein — translation MRRKIYSWKLMRLLLPVCCMLFLSNLGALAQNSVSIKGQVVDAGTQESLIGVSIQEKGTTNGIITDIDGNFTLQVTSGSTIVFSYIGYKTVEMKASDVKGVIRLAEDSKALQEVVVVGYGVQKKVNLSGSVSAIEGDKIAAKPSSNALAALQGELPGVSITRKSGQPGSETSGMQIRGASSVNETATLILIDGIEGDLALVNPNDIESISVLKDAASCAIYGARAAAGVVLVTTKNGAEGKPRITYNGYYAINTPGNMPERLTAWEEQAFIDQSRIPTTGKTEWTAEKASWVGNPNFNSRPLSNGRWDLFEATNWVAEGTKKSTAQQSHSISISGGSKNMNYMMSANYYTKNGLLKYGTDSNDRYNLLAKVNTSVNKYVDLGLNVQYQSTEVEQPSYGSTGLFYLLYSARGRQSIYNPEGDESGNIYNGDLQVNAIDVMKNGGSKTTKYEAFTGKANLTIKDIVKGLRINLSASRKAGYYMENSVARTLYWKDRLGKSIRNSFGTPNSLYKKKNSDYHDLVEATANYAFSLQDNTHNFNILAGTSYERYRKDEMDATASNMNSNDFFSFNYYDSSVNTNTKIGDNIEPWKMMSYFGRINYNFKERYLLEANVRYDGSSRLTPDKRWKAFPSVSAAWRISEESWFKVDWISQLKLRASWGQLGNGAILGLYDYIPLINNSQKDIPATYMGEKWFYQADLASKDKTWETIETSNIGFDFGLLNNRLTGSFEYYWKYNNDMLSSLQLPHQIGINVPKMNIGKLKTWGWDFNIGWKDKIKEVSYQVNINISDSDNKLVEYDGASNLYAGSIELLQGYALNTIWGYKTDGFWKSREEYLKYKEDHPGYKSFNDGKVAGGDVKYVAQGNPDHEIGVGGATPEDPGDLVCLGNSNPRYLYGINLAAQWKGFDISIMFQGVGKRKVVLDPSAVAPLYQDYMMPWTIHRDYWTEDNQDAFWPRLYQYKGNDFNFKTSDRWVQNGAYIRLKNVTVGYTLPVLKKYVERVRIYATGEDIWEHSNMLSVFDPEIGNKADRNIYPFFRTWTVGLNVTF, via the coding sequence ATGAGAAGAAAGATTTATTCTTGGAAACTGATGCGGCTACTATTACCTGTCTGCTGCATGCTTTTCCTCTCTAATTTAGGGGCACTCGCCCAAAACAGCGTCTCCATAAAAGGACAAGTGGTAGATGCCGGAACCCAAGAATCGCTTATCGGCGTATCTATTCAGGAAAAGGGTACGACCAACGGCATCATCACAGACATCGACGGAAACTTTACATTGCAAGTAACTTCCGGATCTACGATCGTATTCTCCTATATAGGATACAAGACGGTAGAGATGAAAGCCTCTGACGTGAAAGGCGTCATCAGGCTGGCCGAAGACTCCAAGGCGTTGCAGGAAGTGGTAGTTGTGGGCTACGGCGTACAGAAGAAAGTAAACCTTTCGGGTTCCGTATCGGCCATAGAAGGTGACAAGATTGCCGCCAAACCATCCAGCAATGCTCTTGCTGCTTTGCAAGGCGAACTGCCGGGTGTCAGCATCACCCGCAAAAGCGGACAGCCGGGTAGCGAAACATCAGGCATGCAGATTCGTGGTGCTTCTTCTGTCAACGAAACCGCTACCCTGATATTGATTGACGGCATAGAAGGCGATTTGGCATTGGTCAATCCCAATGACATCGAATCCATTTCCGTATTGAAGGATGCCGCCTCTTGTGCCATCTACGGTGCACGCGCCGCAGCCGGAGTGGTATTGGTCACCACCAAGAACGGGGCAGAAGGCAAGCCTCGCATCACCTACAACGGCTACTACGCCATCAATACTCCGGGAAATATGCCCGAACGTCTTACGGCATGGGAAGAACAGGCTTTTATAGACCAAAGCCGCATCCCCACCACAGGCAAGACGGAATGGACTGCCGAAAAAGCATCTTGGGTAGGAAACCCGAACTTCAATTCACGACCGTTGTCCAACGGCCGTTGGGATCTCTTTGAAGCAACCAACTGGGTAGCCGAAGGAACCAAGAAAAGTACGGCGCAGCAGAGTCACTCCATATCCATCAGTGGCGGCAGCAAAAACATGAACTACATGATGTCTGCCAACTATTATACCAAAAATGGACTGCTAAAATACGGAACAGACAGCAACGACCGCTATAACCTGCTTGCCAAAGTCAACACTTCCGTAAACAAATATGTGGATTTAGGTCTGAACGTACAATACCAGTCCACCGAAGTGGAACAACCGTCTTATGGTTCCACCGGATTGTTTTACCTGCTCTATTCCGCACGCGGACGCCAATCTATCTATAATCCCGAAGGAGATGAAAGCGGCAATATCTACAACGGCGACTTACAGGTAAACGCTATCGATGTCATGAAGAACGGAGGCAGCAAGACTACCAAGTACGAAGCCTTCACCGGCAAAGCAAACCTGACCATCAAAGATATCGTAAAAGGGCTCCGCATCAACCTGAGCGCTTCACGCAAGGCAGGTTACTATATGGAGAACAGTGTGGCACGCACCCTGTACTGGAAAGACCGTCTGGGAAAAAGCATCCGTAACAGCTTCGGCACACCCAACTCCCTCTATAAAAAGAAGAACTCCGATTATCATGATTTGGTGGAAGCTACTGCCAACTATGCATTCAGCCTGCAGGACAACACGCACAATTTCAACATACTTGCCGGTACTTCTTACGAAAGATACCGCAAAGACGAGATGGATGCCACTGCCAGTAATATGAACTCCAACGACTTCTTCTCGTTCAACTACTATGATTCTTCCGTAAACACCAACACGAAGATAGGCGACAACATCGAACCGTGGAAAATGATGTCCTACTTTGGGCGCATCAACTACAACTTCAAGGAACGCTATCTGCTGGAGGCCAATGTACGCTATGACGGAAGTTCCCGCCTGACACCCGACAAGCGTTGGAAGGCGTTCCCGTCTGTTTCGGCAGCTTGGCGCATCAGCGAAGAAAGCTGGTTCAAGGTGGACTGGATAAGCCAGTTGAAACTGCGCGCCTCTTGGGGACAACTCGGCAACGGCGCCATCCTCGGACTCTACGATTATATTCCATTGATCAACAACAGCCAAAAAGACATACCTGCCACCTATATGGGTGAAAAATGGTTCTACCAGGCAGACTTGGCATCCAAAGACAAAACTTGGGAAACGATTGAAACAAGCAACATCGGCTTTGACTTCGGCCTCCTCAACAACCGCCTGACGGGAAGTTTTGAGTATTACTGGAAATACAACAACGACATGCTTTCTTCCCTCCAATTGCCTCACCAGATAGGCATCAACGTACCCAAGATGAACATCGGCAAACTGAAAACTTGGGGATGGGACTTCAACATCGGTTGGAAAGACAAGATCAAGGAGGTGAGCTATCAAGTCAATATCAATATCTCCGACAGTGACAACAAACTGGTGGAATATGACGGCGCCAGCAACCTTTATGCCGGCTCTATCGAATTGCTGCAAGGTTATGCGCTCAATACCATTTGGGGTTACAAGACCGACGGTTTCTGGAAAAGCCGCGAAGAATACCTGAAGTATAAGGAAGACCATCCGGGCTATAAATCCTTCAACGATGGCAAAGTGGCAGGCGGTGACGTGAAATACGTGGCACAGGGCAATCCTGACCACGAAATCGGCGTAGGTGGCGCCACTCCCGAAGATCCGGGCGATCTGGTATGCCTCGGTAATTCCAACCCGCGCTATCTGTACGGCATCAACCTCGCCGCACAATGGAAAGGCTTCGACATCTCCATCATGTTCCAGGGAGTGGGAAAACGCAAGGTCGTTCTCGATCCTTCTGCCGTTGCTCCTCTCTATCAGGACTATATGATGCCGTGGACCATCCACCGCGATTACTGGACAGAGGACAACCAAGACGCTTTCTGGCCACGCCTCTACCAATACAAGGGCAACGACTTCAACTTCAAGACTTCGGACAGATGGGTACAAAACGGTGCTTATATCCGCCTGAAAAACGTGACCGTAGGCTACACGCTTCCGGTTCTCAAGAAATACGTGGAACGCGTGAGAATTTATGCCACCGGAGAAGACATCTGGGAGCACAGCAACATGCTTTCCGTATTCGATCCGGAAATCGGCAACAAGGCCGACAGAAACATTTACCCGTTCTTCCGTACCTGGACAGTCGGTTTAAACGTAACATTCTAA
- a CDS encoding RagB/SusD family nutrient uptake outer membrane protein, producing MKKIVALFTVALLFTGCSLDVEPETKLSDTNFWKSETDLRGACNRLYIDLPGFSHDKRSDELVGPNQDGVSSGNRSVPGTSNDWTYPYNRIGVCNNIIIKGETAPLTQGAKDRWTAEARFFRAYHYFDLVKKYGDVPLILKVFDTTGDPEIKRARDPREEVIQQCYTDLEFAVNHLPSIDKLSGTDWGRVSQSAALGMIVRIGLYEGTHKKYHQTPGGDYKAHLKKAIDAAESMIYTEKKHSLYPDFKDLFLFAGEGEKNKESVFVKIYGPNDAGIITHNNSRGLENTAAVTRSMVDNFLYSDGLPREKSSLTVRPEVKYSDITGNRDPRLAMTLYAAGEAGAYKGVYTPFKTDDQAHGYGYPIKKGFIMSEWSTNGKETLDKMIIRYAEILISYAEALYEYNGNISDQKLDETVNTIRRRAGFNVALTNVFAQANGLNMLDEIRRERMVEFIDEGLHYDDIIRWKTAEKVLPKAVLGLLYNADETPVKEKELGGRLTDAEGKYKGEKLYDQSNIFVIEESGSRSFDPERDYLYPVPTYEISTSGGQVKQNPHWGNAKN from the coding sequence ATGAAAAAAATAGTTGCTTTATTCACTGTTGCTCTACTCTTTACCGGCTGCTCGCTGGACGTAGAGCCTGAAACCAAATTGTCGGACACCAACTTCTGGAAATCGGAAACCGATCTGCGCGGCGCCTGCAACAGACTGTATATCGACTTGCCTGGCTTCTCACACGACAAACGCTCGGATGAATTAGTCGGCCCCAATCAGGACGGAGTATCCAGCGGCAACCGCAGTGTGCCCGGCACGTCCAACGACTGGACATACCCTTACAACCGCATCGGTGTGTGCAACAACATTATCATTAAGGGTGAAACTGCTCCCCTCACGCAAGGTGCCAAAGACCGCTGGACAGCCGAAGCACGTTTCTTCCGTGCCTACCACTATTTTGACTTAGTGAAGAAATATGGCGATGTGCCTTTGATTCTCAAAGTATTCGACACCACCGGCGATCCGGAAATAAAACGTGCGCGCGACCCACGTGAAGAAGTCATCCAACAATGCTACACCGACCTTGAGTTTGCCGTAAATCATCTGCCCTCAATAGACAAGTTATCCGGAACCGATTGGGGACGCGTTTCCCAATCTGCAGCCCTCGGCATGATAGTGCGCATCGGATTGTATGAAGGTACACACAAGAAATACCACCAGACACCCGGCGGCGACTACAAAGCCCACCTGAAGAAAGCCATCGACGCTGCCGAATCCATGATCTATACAGAGAAGAAGCACTCGCTCTATCCCGACTTCAAAGATCTGTTCCTCTTTGCCGGTGAAGGAGAGAAGAACAAGGAAAGTGTATTCGTCAAGATTTACGGCCCGAACGATGCGGGCATCATCACACACAACAATTCACGCGGACTGGAGAACACCGCCGCCGTAACCCGCAGCATGGTGGACAACTTCCTTTATTCCGACGGGCTGCCTCGTGAGAAATCTTCTTTGACAGTACGTCCGGAAGTGAAGTACAGTGACATCACCGGCAACCGTGACCCGCGCCTCGCCATGACTCTGTATGCCGCCGGTGAAGCTGGTGCGTACAAAGGTGTTTATACGCCGTTCAAGACCGATGACCAGGCACACGGCTACGGATATCCCATCAAGAAAGGTTTCATCATGAGCGAATGGTCCACCAACGGCAAGGAGACACTGGACAAGATGATCATCCGTTATGCGGAAATCCTGATCTCGTATGCGGAAGCCCTCTATGAATACAATGGAAACATCAGCGACCAGAAGCTGGATGAAACCGTCAATACCATACGCCGCCGTGCCGGCTTCAACGTAGCGCTGACCAACGTCTTCGCACAGGCCAACGGGCTGAACATGCTCGATGAGATCCGTCGCGAACGCATGGTGGAATTCATCGACGAAGGTTTGCACTACGATGACATCATCCGTTGGAAGACCGCCGAGAAGGTACTGCCCAAAGCCGTCCTCGGCCTGCTCTACAATGCCGACGAGACTCCCGTGAAAGAGAAAGAATTAGGCGGGCGCCTGACCGATGCCGAAGGAAAATATAAAGGAGAAAAGTTGTACGACCAAAGCAACATCTTCGTGATTGAAGAAAGCGGTTCACGCAGCTTCGACCCGGAAAGGGATTACCTCTATCCGGTTCCTACCTACGAAATCAGCACTTCCGGAGGACAAGTGAAACAGAACCCTCATTGGGGAAACGCAAAGAATTAA
- a CDS encoding glycoside hydrolase family 2 TIM barrel-domain containing protein encodes MKKLIHTYYGHRTTMWCAATALLLAFASPAHAQRESFTLNDGWKFLKGECAAAADSAFNDSQWNNIHLPHTWNTDAYTEKDYYRGTGWYRRTLTLPEGWTGKRIFLRMEAASKATTIFVNGKNAGEHAGGYTACTLDLTPFLSGGNNVIAIRVDNARQDIAPISGDFTFFGGIYRDVWLTAVPRQHFNLTNHGSDGIFISIPQVSEEKAILSIRGEVKNDAAEKAALELVHSVYQPDGSLLQTQKQSIQLKPDETYAFSTETAPVLHPQLWTPETPSLYRVETILRNRKTKAVLDKSEHYTGFRWFHFDGNEGFFLNGKPYKLRGICRHQDQKPIGVALTDEMHRRDFHLMKEMGANFIRISHYPQDDALLEMCDKIGMLAWEEIPVIDIVPDTPGYGDNCERNLREMIRQHYNHPSIITWGYMNEILLVTQRRYKTEAELKPVLERTLALARRLEKALKEEDPARISTMAFHGSDDYNKTGLGSITDIVGWNLYQGWYGGDLTGFEKFLEEQHHNYPTHPMIVSEYGAGSDRRLHSLTPRAFDFSIEYQQKYLEHYLPVLENTPYVCGGTHWNFIDFSSALRDESMPRINNKGLVCSDRTPKDVYYYYKAAWRKDIPVLHIASRDWTHRTGIVENEGRRMKGEERVIQPVKIYTNLPEVELFINGLSLGKKQVENYTAVFDVPFTDGEQMLQAQGIPTPGNGMPMQANRMRPSTVYDALKVSFKAIPANLKEAMSAPATSSLELAVNVGSNCFFTSDESQLAWLPDQPYTEGGWGYIGGKEQGTQTEIRNTTDGPLFQTARQGIEGYRFDVPQGTYEVELLFTDIFRKNDTTAYLLGRGNGETASNGNSFGISANGKSIEANLSPCRESGHFNALRRKYIVSNDTDRLEIRFQANSGTCFLNGIKLRRIY; translated from the coding sequence ATGAAGAAGCTGATACATACCTACTACGGGCACAGAACAACAATGTGGTGTGCAGCCACCGCACTCCTTCTGGCTTTTGCATCGCCTGCCCATGCACAGCGCGAGTCATTCACCCTCAACGACGGCTGGAAATTCCTGAAAGGCGAATGCGCCGCTGCTGCGGACAGCGCTTTCAACGACAGCCAATGGAACAACATACACCTGCCCCACACTTGGAACACCGATGCCTATACGGAGAAAGATTACTACCGGGGTACAGGATGGTATCGCCGGACACTCACCCTGCCCGAAGGCTGGACGGGAAAGCGGATCTTCCTGAGAATGGAAGCCGCCAGTAAAGCGACAACCATCTTCGTCAACGGAAAGAATGCCGGTGAACATGCCGGAGGATATACCGCCTGCACACTCGATCTCACTCCGTTCCTATCTGGAGGCAACAACGTCATAGCCATCCGTGTGGACAACGCCCGCCAAGACATCGCTCCCATCTCCGGAGACTTCACTTTCTTCGGCGGCATCTACCGGGACGTGTGGTTGACTGCCGTACCCCGGCAGCACTTCAACCTGACCAATCATGGCTCGGACGGCATCTTCATCAGCATTCCGCAAGTGTCCGAAGAGAAAGCCATCCTATCCATACGGGGCGAAGTGAAGAACGACGCTGCCGAAAAAGCCGCACTGGAACTGGTGCACTCCGTCTATCAACCGGACGGAAGCCTCCTGCAAACACAGAAACAATCCATACAACTGAAACCGGATGAGACTTACGCTTTCAGCACCGAAACAGCCCCCGTACTTCACCCTCAGCTTTGGACACCCGAAACGCCCAGTCTCTATCGGGTGGAAACCATTCTGCGCAACCGCAAGACGAAAGCCGTACTGGACAAAAGCGAGCATTACACCGGCTTCCGATGGTTCCACTTCGACGGCAACGAGGGTTTCTTCCTCAATGGGAAGCCCTACAAGCTACGCGGCATCTGCCGCCATCAGGACCAAAAGCCCATCGGTGTGGCCCTGACGGACGAGATGCACCGCCGCGACTTCCACCTGATGAAAGAGATGGGCGCCAACTTCATCCGCATCTCGCACTATCCGCAGGATGACGCTCTTTTAGAAATGTGCGACAAGATAGGTATGCTGGCTTGGGAAGAAATCCCCGTCATTGACATCGTGCCCGACACTCCGGGTTACGGCGACAACTGCGAACGCAACCTGCGCGAAATGATTCGCCAGCACTACAACCACCCCAGCATCATCACTTGGGGATATATGAACGAGATTCTGCTCGTGACCCAGCGCCGCTACAAGACAGAAGCCGAACTGAAGCCCGTACTGGAACGTACTCTCGCCCTTGCCCGCCGGCTGGAGAAGGCACTGAAAGAGGAAGACCCCGCCCGTATCAGCACCATGGCCTTCCATGGCAGCGACGATTATAATAAAACGGGACTGGGCAGCATCACCGACATTGTGGGCTGGAACCTCTACCAAGGCTGGTATGGCGGTGACCTCACGGGATTTGAAAAATTCCTCGAAGAACAGCACCACAACTACCCCACCCATCCGATGATTGTCAGCGAATACGGCGCAGGTTCCGACCGGAGACTACATTCGCTCACTCCCCGCGCCTTTGACTTCAGCATCGAATACCAGCAGAAATACCTGGAGCACTACCTGCCCGTACTGGAAAATACACCCTACGTATGCGGCGGCACACACTGGAATTTCATCGACTTCTCCTCCGCACTGAGGGATGAGTCCATGCCCCGCATCAACAACAAGGGACTGGTCTGCTCCGACCGCACGCCGAAGGATGTGTATTACTACTACAAGGCCGCTTGGCGCAAAGACATCCCCGTGCTGCACATTGCCAGCCGCGACTGGACGCACCGGACAGGAATCGTGGAAAATGAAGGACGAAGAATGAAGGGTGAAGAAAGAGTTATCCAGCCTGTCAAGATTTACACCAATTTGCCGGAAGTGGAATTGTTCATCAATGGATTGTCTTTAGGAAAAAAGCAGGTGGAGAACTACACTGCCGTTTTCGATGTTCCCTTCACCGACGGAGAACAAATGCTGCAAGCGCAAGGCATCCCCACGCCGGGCAACGGCATGCCGATGCAGGCAAACCGGATGCGCCCTTCCACGGTGTACGATGCGCTGAAAGTCAGCTTCAAAGCTATACCCGCCAACCTGAAAGAAGCGATGTCCGCCCCGGCAACTTCTTCCCTCGAACTTGCCGTAAACGTAGGCAGCAACTGTTTCTTCACTTCCGACGAAAGCCAACTGGCGTGGCTGCCCGACCAACCTTACACCGAAGGCGGCTGGGGCTACATCGGCGGCAAAGAACAAGGTACACAGACGGAAATCAGGAATACTACCGACGGCCCGCTTTTCCAGACCGCACGACAAGGCATTGAAGGCTACCGTTTCGATGTTCCGCAAGGCACGTATGAAGTGGAGTTGCTTTTTACGGACATCTTCCGCAAGAACGACACCACCGCCTACCTCCTGGGACGCGGCAACGGAGAAACCGCAAGTAACGGAAACTCCTTCGGCATCTCCGCCAACGGCAAGTCCATCGAAGCGAACCTGTCTCCCTGCCGGGAAAGTGGCCACTTCAATGCCCTGCGAAGAAAGTACATTGTAAGCAACGATACCGACCGCCTCGAAATACGCTTCCAAGCTAACAGTGGAACCTGCTTCCTGAATGGCATCAAGCTGAGAAGAATCTATTAA
- a CDS encoding alginate lyase family protein has product MKRKTVQLLAALLLVAMPMWGQSVWDASHLKQVKQSIDRPYYATACQDLKAQADKMLDAQPLSVMQKEKVPASGDKHDYMSQARYTWPDPTKPDGLPYITRDGLSNPEINKLDRNRLGATAERITTLSLAWYFTGDERYAQKATELIRVWFLNKDTRMNPNLDYAQVIPGQYGNKGRCYGLIDSYSFVEMLDGVALLEQSKAFTPKDSKLLKAWFAKLTTWMLTSEQGKEEAAGANNHSVAYDAQIIAFSLYNGNRKLAQEIISALPAKRIFTQIEPDGKQPHELKRTLAFHYSQYNLTHFIDILLMAKKLNISIDNATSADGRNFYKAMDFLASYVGKSLNEWPYQQISGWEGAQQNFCKDLYRTAMYVGNEKNEEQAVREKHYLNLYNAHRILNLRDIFNLLYVQPTEVDNAYAFAAGQLEFAMQCADKARKEEPNAARRRVEPRSINKDGSLAMIHPHDWCSGFFPGSLWQMYAYTHDDFWRRSAISWTWPIEEAKWHKGTHDLGFMMYDSFGKAYELTGERSYKDVVLQSARTLITRYSPKVRSIRSWDHNRDKWNYPVIIDNMMNLEMLFRATQLTGDSVFWNVAVQHANTTMKNHFRPDYSSYHVVDYNPETGAVRLKQTHQGYADDSFWSRGQGWALYGFAMCYRFTHDPAYLKQSEGVADFFLNLKNMPADFIPYWDMKMPAVNGCTPEKVNADVPRDASAAALIASGLYELCNYVAPEKGKQYRTIADKIVSSLNKHYQAEAGTHYGFLLLHSTGHFPGGSEVDVPLNYADYFYLEALARKAVLDNR; this is encoded by the coding sequence ATGAAAAGAAAAACTGTGCAATTGCTTGCCGCCCTACTGCTGGTCGCCATGCCGATGTGGGGGCAGTCCGTATGGGACGCAAGTCATCTGAAACAAGTAAAGCAATCCATCGATCGGCCTTATTACGCCACTGCCTGTCAAGACCTGAAGGCACAAGCAGACAAGATGCTGGACGCTCAGCCCCTCTCCGTGATGCAGAAAGAGAAAGTCCCTGCAAGCGGAGACAAGCACGACTACATGAGTCAGGCACGATACACCTGGCCCGACCCCACGAAGCCCGATGGCCTGCCCTACATCACCCGTGACGGCCTCTCCAATCCTGAAATAAACAAGCTGGACCGCAACCGCCTCGGTGCAACTGCCGAACGTATCACCACCCTTTCCCTGGCCTGGTACTTCACCGGCGATGAACGCTATGCACAGAAAGCCACAGAACTGATACGCGTATGGTTCCTAAACAAAGATACACGCATGAATCCCAATCTGGACTATGCCCAAGTGATACCGGGACAATACGGAAACAAAGGCCGCTGCTACGGCCTGATAGACAGCTACTCCTTCGTGGAGATGCTGGACGGCGTGGCACTGTTAGAGCAATCCAAAGCCTTCACCCCGAAGGACAGCAAGCTGCTGAAAGCCTGGTTTGCCAAACTGACCACATGGATGCTGACCAGCGAACAAGGCAAGGAGGAAGCCGCCGGAGCCAACAACCACAGCGTGGCCTACGATGCCCAGATCATAGCTTTCTCCCTCTACAACGGTAACAGGAAGTTAGCTCAGGAAATCATCAGCGCCCTGCCTGCCAAGCGCATCTTCACTCAGATAGAGCCGGACGGAAAGCAGCCGCACGAACTGAAACGCACGCTCGCCTTCCACTACTCGCAGTACAACCTGACTCACTTCATCGACATCCTGCTGATGGCCAAGAAGCTGAATATATCCATTGACAACGCCACCTCTGCAGACGGACGCAACTTCTACAAAGCAATGGATTTCCTTGCCTCCTACGTGGGTAAGAGCCTCAACGAATGGCCTTACCAGCAGATAAGCGGCTGGGAAGGCGCACAGCAGAATTTCTGCAAAGACCTCTACCGCACGGCAATGTACGTAGGGAATGAGAAAAACGAAGAACAGGCTGTACGAGAAAAGCACTATCTGAACCTTTATAATGCACACCGCATACTGAACTTGCGCGATATCTTCAACCTGCTGTACGTGCAGCCCACCGAGGTGGATAACGCCTATGCCTTTGCCGCCGGACAATTAGAATTTGCCATGCAGTGCGCCGACAAGGCACGGAAAGAGGAACCCAACGCCGCCCGCCGCCGCGTGGAGCCGCGCAGCATCAACAAGGACGGTTCGCTTGCTATGATCCATCCCCACGACTGGTGTTCGGGATTCTTCCCCGGCTCGCTGTGGCAGATGTATGCTTACACACATGACGACTTCTGGCGTCGGTCTGCCATCAGTTGGACGTGGCCCATTGAGGAAGCCAAATGGCACAAGGGCACACACGACCTGGGCTTTATGATGTACGACAGCTTCGGCAAGGCTTACGAATTGACCGGAGAACGTTCTTACAAAGATGTGGTGTTGCAAAGCGCCCGCACGCTGATTACCCGTTACAGCCCGAAGGTGAGGAGCATCCGTTCATGGGACCACAACCGTGACAAATGGAACTATCCCGTTATCATTGACAACATGATGAACTTGGAGATGCTGTTCCGCGCCACACAACTGACCGGTGACTCCGTATTCTGGAACGTAGCCGTGCAACATGCCAACACCACCATGAAGAACCACTTCCGCCCCGACTATTCCTCCTATCACGTGGTGGACTACAACCCCGAAACGGGCGCCGTCCGTCTGAAACAGACCCATCAGGGCTATGCCGACGATTCCTTCTGGAGTCGCGGACAGGGCTGGGCGCTATACGGCTTCGCTATGTGCTACCGCTTCACCCACGACCCCGCCTACCTGAAGCAGAGCGAAGGCGTGGCCGACTTCTTCCTGAACCTGAAGAACATGCCCGCCGACTTCATCCCCTACTGGGACATGAAGATGCCCGCCGTGAACGGCTGCACCCCGGAGAAGGTGAACGCCGACGTGCCGCGTGACGCTTCCGCCGCCGCCCTCATAGCTTCCGGTCTGTACGAGCTTTGCAACTATGTGGCTCCCGAAAAGGGCAAGCAATACCGCACCATAGCCGACAAGATTGTGAGCAGCCTGAACAAGCATTATCAAGCCGAAGCTGGCACTCACTACGGTTTCCTGCTGCTGCACTCCACGGGGCACTTCCCCGGAGGCAGCGAGGTGGATGTGCCGCTGAACTACGCCGACTACTTCTACTTAGAAGCGTTGGCAAGAAAAGCCGTGTTGGACAACAGATAA